From a region of the Triticum aestivum cultivar Chinese Spring chromosome 7D, IWGSC CS RefSeq v2.1, whole genome shotgun sequence genome:
- the LOC123168574 gene encoding NAC domain-containing protein 40-like: MTGEEEASANMTAEEEEELVPQLRFPAGYHFLPSDEELLDVYLRAKIDGREPPLDVFMDVDILDWDPAELVEKRKAYGEGRYFFFTKRTECPANKNGEPRRKLNNLRASWKATGRLGIIERSRTCETIGTRRILTYHTKGVSHDKWSMNEYVLRGREGLDQWVLCTIQEKLHWEAKSSKGTANKMAEDTSSEGKTAAAGARKVRKTKRQKKEKMDPSHPPKNQEQLQQPQQKQETTPDVFSEPPPMFTSDHHALNEEEIMELDETTQMIQVVVQQEHPYGDQHYLDAPAPKETTYEGPGEPPLKPHHQQDYHAWLEEQQHQELEDPFPVQHQFDPFNTMIFQGHTDQEPTPGWWQQHQPSYIDNYQFFLPANGMEHASGYQLPHQQTLYPLGTPGSHGDFKPTSQYELQFPPDHAKPNEQQTSPDSVLSACQHCQLTSADKVACSLCGCGGFNSEMK; encoded by the exons ATGACAGGCGAAGAGGAGGCGTCGGCAAACATGACAGCCGAAGAGGAGGAAGAGCTGGTGCCGCAGCTACGGTTCCCCGCGGGATACCACTTCCTGCCAAGCGACGAGGAGCTCCTCGACGTCTACCTCCGCGCCAAGATCGACGGACGGGAGCCGCCGCTCGACGTGTTCATGGACGTCGACATCCTCGACTGGGACCCCGCCGAGCTCGTCG AGAAGCGCAAGGCCTACGGGGAGGGCAGGTACTTCTTCTTCACGAAAAGGACCGAGTGCCCGGCGAACAAGAACGGCGAGCCGCGCCGGAAGCTGAATAACCTGAGGGCGAGCTGGAAGGCGACGGGGCGCCTGGGGATCATCGAGCGCAGCAGGACCTGCGAGACCATAGGGACAAGGAGGATCCTCACCTACCATACCAAGGGCGTCAGCCATGACAAGTGGAGCATGAACGAGTATGTCTTGCGAGGCAGGGAAGGG TTAGATCAGTGGGTCTTGTGCACAATACAGGAGAAGCTACACTGGGAGGCCAAAAGCAGCAAAGGCACAGCAAACAAGATGGCAGAAGACACTAGTAGCGAAGGCAAGACGGCGGCAGCAGGCGCTAGAAAGGTGCGCAAGACCAAAAGACAGAAGAAGGAGAAGATGGACCCCTCCCATCCACCTAAAAATCAGGAACAACTGCAGCAACCGCAGCAAAAACAAGAGACCACACCTGACGTATTCTCCGAACCGCCACCAATGTTTACAAGTGATCACCATGCTTTGAATGAAGAAGAGATCATGGAGCTGGACGAGACAACCCAGATGATCCAGGTCGTTGTCCAGCAAGAACACCCATATGGAGATCAGCATTACCTTGACGCCCCAGCACCAAAAGAGACAACATACGAAGGACCCGGCGAGCCACCGTTGAAGCCGCACCACCAGCAAGATTACCATGCTTGGCTGGAAGAGCAACAACATCAGGAGCTTGAGGATCCGTTCCCCGTTCAACATCAGTTTGACCCATTCAACACCATGATTTTTCAGGGCCACACCGATCAAGAACCAACACCTGGGTGGTGGCAGCAGCACCAGCCAAGCTACATAGATAATTATCAGTTTTTCCTGCCAGCCAATGGCATGGAGCATGCCAGCGGGTATCAGCTTCCGCACCAACAGACTCTTTATCCGCTTGGAACACCAGGATCTCATGGGGACTTCAAACCAACTTCACAATATGAACTGCAATTCCCACCGGACCACGCAAAACCCAACGAGCAGCAAACAAGTCCCGATTCTGTGCTCAGCGCGTGTCAACATTGTCAGCTGACTAGTGCGGATAAGGTCGCGTGCTCCCTATGTGGCTGTGGTGGATTTAATTCGGAGATGAAGTAA